The following is a genomic window from Parabacteroides johnsonii DSM 18315.
TTGAGAGGTTGTCTATCTGATACTTGTGACGCTTGGCAATCAGATATGATGCCCAACATTCATCGGCAGTACGGGTATTGAAAAGAAAGTGTTTCATGACCTCAATCTCACCGCCTTTCATAAGGGTTTCAATTCTTGGGTCTGAAAGCAAGGCTTTGAAAAGACGCACGGGGGAGATGCCGTGGAAATCGCCCTTGAAGCCGTTACGTCTGAGTTGGGGCAATATCCTCATCTTTGGATATGCACAGCTTCTTGCCACCACATCATCGTATAGGCTGTTGTGCGGTCTTACCTCCATATCGCTGCCTAATGCCCACACATCGCAATAGCAGAAAAGGAAGCCACGGAGCAACGCCATGTCCGTAACCTTGCCGTCGGGTGAAATCCAACGCTGCACGACCTCGTGGCAGTAGAAACGCATCGGTTCGCCTTTCCTGCTCTCGCATCTGACCTGCGCCACGCGGATTACCTGATACCCTTTGCAGGTGGTTATCACGCTGAAATTCTGCGTTTCCTTGTAGATGCGTCTGCGTGTGTCCTGCACTTTGAGTTCGGCATGGCATTTGGGGCAGGTGCAGCCTTCAAGGGTGTCGCATAGTCCGCTGTCGCTGTGCCACTCGTGACCGCAGTCGGAACAGGTGATGTTCCCTTTCTTGGTGCGGTAGCCGATATGCTCAACGCAGTGGCGGTATGCCCAATCTATTTGTGTCGCTGATATGGGGCGAAGGTTGGCGGAAAGTCTTGCCACCTCTTTCTGTATCTTGGTCTTCGGTTTCATAAGCCTAAATCAAATAATGAGGGTTGGGGTTGGTTTTCTTTTCTCGCTGACGGTCTGTGGCGGTTCTGCAACTTGCGGAGTTCCTCCTCTTGGTATTTGCGGACAGCGTTCTGACGTGCCTCCGCCTTTTCCTCTGCCGTGAGTTTCACAACGTGGTTCACAACCACTTGGCAGTCCATCGGTTTGCCCACCTCTATCTCGTTTTCCTCATAGTAGTGGATGGCTTGCCCGAATATCTCTCCGTCCGTGAAACCGTTGCAACCGCTTTTCTGCACATAGTTCAGAATGTGGGTCACGCACTCGTCCATGTTCTTGGCAGGGTTGCGGTACTTCTTTGCAAATAGCGCATCTTCCTCCGCACGCTGTTCCAAGTACATATATATCGTTCTCTTGAAATGGTCTGTTCCTTTCATATCGCTGTCATTTTTAGATTATCTGTTTCAGTATCTCTCTCCAATAGGTCGGCTCTACCTCGCTGAGAAGGAAGTCCATGAAATCCCTCCGTGCGTCCTTGTTCAGTTCGTGGTACAATCTTCGGAAAGTTTCAAAATTGCCGTTGATGTACGTTTCCACCATATACACGAAGATGTTGTCCACCTCGTAATATCTGCACTGCTGCGCTGCCGTCTTGCTGTTTCTTTTTGCCATGTCGGTAAGGGTTAAAGGGTGAATAACCAAAGGATGAAGCCAAAGAAGGCAATGGTGGAAAGGATAGCCACGATTACACCTATCGCCACTCGGAACACTCCGTTTACAATCTCTCTGATGATGCCCCAAAGGATGCCGAACACCCCGAAGGCGGTGCGCATCATCAAGCCGCATATCGCCAACCCGATGTGTTGCGCCATTTGTCTGAAATTTGCCGTTGCCGTCATATCTTCGCTGTTTTTGATTTTTTTGTTTTTAATGCGGATTCAAGAGCTGAGGGAGTTGAGTTTCAAACTATCTTATCTGCCTCTCGTTTATCCGACATTTTTTTTATGCGTCTTTCTGTCGCATCGGTCGTTTTCGTTTCGGGTGCTTGAAAAGGTAGGGATTAGGGAATGCAAGGTTTTTCGGTCAAAATACTACCCGCAGGGCTGGAGATTTTTACCGAAAACAGGAGGCTTGACCTTGCTTTCCCGTCCAATCCCGGAATTACCTTTGCGCCCAGAACGAAAATGACTGACTGATGCGGCTTACTGAAAGGCGCAAAATGGAGGTAAACGAAAACAGAGGCAGATTGTGTAGAAAAAAACTTCAGGGGAAAATCCGTAAAAAAAAGAATCACCAAAAGGAAAAAGACATCACCGGAAGCGTGAAAAGGGCAAACCACAACAAAGGAAGTATGATTGTTTCCGATCCGACGGAACTTGTTCAGCCGGGTGGCAACAATCATTCTTCCCGGTTTGTCCGGCTGTGTGTGGGCGCCTGTTTCATTCATGGGGCAGGCTGACACACTCTGCATTCACTTTCCGCTTCCGGCAAAAGAGACAGCGAAAAAAGAAAAATCATTTGAAAACCCGTAAAAGCACCTCTTGGCATAGGCGCAAAAGAAAGGGGCATTGCTTCATCTGTCTAAACATCGTTTAGGCGTGAGGCAATGCCCTTTTCTCCAGCTATGCGGTAGTCGGCACACGTTTGTTCCAAACTCGTTTTGGGCAATGGTGTGCCGACGGACAATACCGCTTTTACGGAAAATTCTTATGAATGAGGGGATAAAAAACGGGAGTTTATATCAAAATCTCGAATTAAATAGCTACTTTTGCATACGAAGAGTTCTTTGAAGGTTACGCAACGCGCAGAAGGATAATGCAGTAGATAACTAACTAAATCGTAACCTATTACTATCAAGAGCAATTAACCTACGCTCATTTCCAATAAATTACACTCTTTTCGTAACTTCTGTCTGCAAACATACGAATTAATTTACAATGTTGTTTCTCCTGCGTCTTAAAAACAAGTCGCTATGTGATCCATTCCGAACCAAGGCTAATATGAGTCGTCCTTCGTCTCGTTTGTAGATCAATAGCCAACCCGGAGTTATATGGCATTCACGACACTTCTGTAGTCCCCTTTTAGTGCGTGATCTTTATTTTTAGCAGGTAATTTTTTATCATTCATTAATAGGAGAATAATCTCGTTAAGTTTTGATTCATCTAACTGTCGTCGACGAGCCTGTTTAAGGTCTTTTAGATATTGATGGGTAAATTCGAGTGTGTATTTCATTTTTTTACTTTATCAAGATAATGGAAAAAGAGACTTATTTGTTACGGTAAGGTTTCTTTTGGGCATAAATGTTTGCTTTCCGCCGGATCTGTGAGTACTTTTGTATAATATCAATACATTAATACCATGTTAAACAAATTAGATTATTCTTTGGTTCCGAACGATTTTG
Proteins encoded in this region:
- a CDS encoding PcfJ domain-containing protein, producing the protein MKPKTKIQKEVARLSANLRPISATQIDWAYRHCVEHIGYRTKKGNITCSDCGHEWHSDSGLCDTLEGCTCPKCHAELKVQDTRRRIYKETQNFSVITTCKGYQVIRVAQVRCESRKGEPMRFYCHEVVQRWISPDGKVTDMALLRGFLFCYCDVWALGSDMEVRPHNSLYDDVVARSCAYPKMRILPQLRRNGFKGDFHGISPVRLFKALLSDPRIETLMKGGEIEVMKHFLFNTRTADECWASYLIAKRHKYQIDNLSMWCDYLRMLKKLGQDLRNPKNICPEDFMAAHDNATRKIEAIHEKERAAEQRRWEIERREREQQRQLQRKKDAEDFIANKSKFFGLVITDEEIIVKVLESIDEYYNEGKTQGICVFGSGYYKKADTLILSARIGDEIIETVEVDLRTLEVVQCHGKHNQDTEYHERIIDLVNKNANLIRERMKAA
- a CDS encoding PcfK-like family protein → MKGTDHFKRTIYMYLEQRAEEDALFAKKYRNPAKNMDECVTHILNYVQKSGCNGFTDGEIFGQAIHYYEENEIEVGKPMDCQVVVNHVVKLTAEEKAEARQNAVRKYQEEELRKLQNRHRPSARKENQPQPSLFDLGL
- a CDS encoding type II toxin-antitoxin system RelE/ParE family toxin codes for the protein MIYKRDEGRLILALVRNGSHSDLFLRRRRNNIVN